The following are from one region of the Siniperca chuatsi isolate FFG_IHB_CAS linkage group LG21, ASM2008510v1, whole genome shotgun sequence genome:
- the gpatch8 gene encoding G patch domain-containing protein 8 isoform X2 yields the protein MQGRTDPVPITLKYDVMGMGRMEMELDYAEDATEKRRVLEVEKEDTEELRQKYKDQMEKEKAIAKALEDLRANFYCELCDKQYTKHQEFDNHINSYDHAHKQRLKELKQREFARNVSSRSRKHGKKQEKMLRRLHELAEQRKLQDLTPGSGPMFKTTTVAVDGENAEDGDNMTPENTALTECALEGSLADKTGQASPKPGPTISFSLGKNSSSSPTLSGASKVSVSFSFAKKAPVKLETAAAVFADHGEEAMEEEESQEGEKAGRQEEETSGCSTDSPKGGEGGGEGGEGGSVAGTEEVQQPDDGGSLASTLNKLKMMMKKEEGYAGQEPQYYHYIPPAHCRVKPHFQFLLFMKATDQHQSKEEEDEEDGQEEKKAEDSTEQTEPNVTECKTEKEQGNVTSPPDPEPTPPSPKLKTEDVSSCVADTASMVPTSPTQKAEGTQDTLDSNLGPKIPTGPFFPVLSKDESTTLQWPSELLEFTKAQPSLSYSCNPLYFDFKLSRNKGVRGGKPAKSPKPCEESDDKGQQMAASTAEVDTTTKPGTSTEKDKPTMKGAPGQSEGDEQKPATGSSSAKKKKKKKKHKKSAKHSKRKGKEKGAKEDAEGETEVTQDKPKKKKKHKRKKSKNKAPDQDEATGDEKAKPKSEDKAVASSVQLTTGGGAATGNIGAELGKRKRATKEVPCKSGAEEGGAGKGTDKANSEEHSGTKRQKTDSSAPQSASCSTSAQKSPGPGRPPSSESEEEGGSNIKRSRHHRSSPREQRRHHSEESRRSCSRSSRRGERRGSSRRHHRGQTSRSHSYSSSSERSSAGSSAYSHRSRSYSDSYSDYSTAGRRRRHSKRSSDSEYERRGSRGHRRSRRHQYSSSSSEDSRSRSRSYSRRKRHRRHHRSSSRSSSSWSRSTSARSWRRSYSRSHSSASRSSSSTKGSPRRRVPRGRGDSDAQRRDFNRSRIYRSQSPRSSSSRGLNRNTHSSSSQALRPGGSRDTGEPKNILTARQLLEKVQSKKSSDDSATGTKSGIKIKDPPQGYFGPKLPPTLGNKAMLPLFGKLQAGKKPVIPLTRPDEGEKSGAGKGSEAEREVILVEPIREFPPPPPPPAPPVQKVEEAPQSTVVQEETQHPIIEAQVQQEPRPLFEQEPSMMIPQYQGESGQDPSQNPMMESLVPEMQQQQPPMHAYPSYPPPNLEEDGMEAEEDGLAPLESQPITFTPEEMEKYSKLQQAAQQHIQQQLLAKQVKTFPSAAAAAAAAAAAAANMAPAPPPPALQQIHIQQPTVSVASGTSITTVQHAILQHHAATAAAMGIHPGHPHHQHHAHAQLAQVHHIPQHHLTPISLSHLGHSLGHSLGHSLGHAGLIPAHPTAFLSGQPIHIIPASALHHTPLAFHHVPHTALYPTLFTPRPSQAAAAAALQLHPLLHPIFSGQDLQHPPNHGS from the exons CTGGACTATGCAGAGGACGccacagaaaagagaagagtGCTCGAAGTGGAGAAGGAGGATACAGAAGAACTGCGACAAAAATACAAG GACCAGATGGAAAAGGAGAAAGCTATTGCAAAGGCTCTGGAAGACCTGAGAGCCAATTTCTACTGTGAGCTATGTGACAAACAGTATACCAAACACCAGGAATTTGACAACCACATCAACTCTTATGACCATGCTCACAAGCAG AGGCTTAAAGAGCTGAAGCAGAGAGAGTTTGCTCGTAATGTGTCATCCCGTTCCCGGAAACATGGAAAGAAGCAAGAAAAGATGCTGCGCCGATTGCATGAGCTGGCTGAGCAGAGGAAACTTCAGGACCT TACTCCAGGAAGTGGGCCCATGTTCAAAACTACCACAGTGGCTGTGGACGGAGAGAATGCAGAAGATGGCGACAACATGACGCCTGAGAACACTGCTTTGACAGAGTGTGCCCTGGAAGGATCACTGGCAGATAAAACTGGGCAAGCCTCCCCAAAGCCTGGTCCAACCATCAGCTTTTCTTTGGGGAAGAACAGCTCCTCCTCCCCAACCCTTAGTGGCGCATCCAAAGTCAGTGTGTCCTTCTCTTTTGCCAAGAAAGCCCCAGTGAAGctggagacagcagcagcagtgtttgctGATCATGGAGAGGAGGCtatggaagaagaggagagccAGGAAGGAGAAAAGGCTGGAAGGCAAGAAGAGGAGACATCtggctgcagcacagacagccctaagggaggtgaaggaggaggtgaaggaggtgagGGCGGTAGTGTGGCAGGGACGGAAGAGGTGCAGCAGCCTGATGACGGAGGCTCTCTAGCCTCCACTCTCAACAAactgaagatgatgatgaaaaaagagGAAGGATATGCTGGACAGGAGCCTCAGTACTATCACTATATACCTCCAGCTCACTGCCGGGTAAAGCCTCACTTCCAGTTTTTGCTGTTTATGAAGGCCACTGATCAGCATCAGAGCAAAGAAGAGGAAGACGAGGAAGATGGGCAGGAGGAGAAAAAGGCTGAAGATAGTACTGAACAGACAGAGCCCAACGTTACAGAgtgcaaaactgaaaaagaacaaGGTAATGTCACTTCACCCCCTGATCCAGAGCCAACTCCTCCATCACCAAAATTGAAGACAGAGGATGTCTCTTCATGTGTAGCAGACACAGCTTCCATGGTACCCACTTCACCTACACAAAAAGCAGAGGGCACACAGGATACTCTGGATTCCAACTTGGGTCCCAAAATCCCTACAGGTCCCTTCTTCCCAGTTCTGAGCAAAGATGAGAGCACTACCCTGCAGTGGCCCTCTGAGCTCCTTGAATTTACAAAAGCTCAGCCTTCCCTGTCTTACAGCTGTAATCCCCTCTACTTTGACTTCAAGCTGTCCCGCAACAAAGGAGTGCGTGGTGGAAAACCAGCAAAGTCCCCTAAGCCTTGTGAAGAGTCTGATGACAAAGGACAACAGATGGCTGCCTCAACAGCTGAAGTAGATACAACTACTAAACCTGGGACCAGCACTGAGAAAGACAAGCCAACGATGAAAGGAGCGCCTGGCCAATCAGAAGGTGATGAGCAAAAGCCTGCGACTGGCAGCAGTAgtgccaagaaaaaaaagaaaaagaagaagcataAGAAATCTGCAAAGCACTCAAAAcgcaaaggaaaagaaaagggagCAAAAGAAGATGCAGAGGGAGAGACTGAGGTAACACAAGATAAgcccaaaaagaagaaaaaacacaaacggAAGAAGAGCAAAAACAAGGCTCCAGATCAAGATGAGGCAACAGGTGATGAAAAAGCAAAACCAAAGTCAGAAGATAAAGCTGTTGCCTCCTCTGTTCAGCTGACAACTGGAGGGGGAGCGGCTACAGGAAATATAGGAGCAGAACTGGGGAAGAGGAAACGTGCTACTAAGGAAGTGCCTTGTAAGTCTggagcagaggaaggaggagcCGGAAAAGGCACTGACAAGGCCAACTCGGAGGAGCACAGTGGCACCAAACGACAAAAGACTGACTCCAGTGCACCTCAAAGTGcctcctgctccacctcagcccaAAAGAGTCCTGGTCCTGGTAGACCTCCCAGCAGCGAGAGTGAAGAAGAAGGGGGCTCCAATATTAAGCGCTCACGTCATCATAGGTCAAGTCCTCGGGAACAACGGCGCCACCATAGTGAGGAGTCAAGGCGGTCCTGCAGCCGTTCTTCAAGGCGGGGGGAAAGACGGGGCAGCAGTCGTCGGCACCATCGTGGCCAAACCTCCCGAAGTCACTCTTACTCCAGCAGCTCTGAGCGCTCCTCAGCAGGCAGCAGTGCCTACAGCCACCGTAGCCGCAGCTACTCAGACAGCTACAGTGACTACAGCACAGCGGGTCGCAGACGGAGGCACTCCAAACGTTCATCAGACTCTGAGTATGAGCGGAGGGGAAGCAGAGGACATAGACGATCCAGGAGACATCAgtactcctcttcctcctcagaaGACTCCCGGTCACGTTCACGCAGCTACAGCCGCAGGAAGAGGCACCGGCGGCACCATCGGAGCAGCTCAAGAAGCTCTAGTAGCTGGAGCCGCAGCACCAGTGCAAGATCCTGGAGACGCAGCTACAGCCGTAGCCACAGCTCTGCCAGCCGCTCCTCCAGTTCCACCAAAGGCTCCCCTCGCCGACGAGTTCCCAGGGGTCGAGGGGACAGTGACGCACAACGCAGAGACTTCAACCGCTCTCGCATCTACCGCTCCCAGTCTCCACGTTCATCTTCATCACGAGGCCTTAACCGCAACACCCATTCATCTAGCTCGCAGGCTCTAAGGCCAGGGGGATCCCGAGACACAGGGGAACCGAAAAACATCCTTACTGCACGCCAGCTGCTGGAGAAGGTTCAGTctaaaaaaagctctgatgatTCTGCCACAGGAACAAAATCTGGGATTAAGATTAAGGACCCACCACAGGGCTACTTTGGTCCCAAACTACCCCCCACCCTGGGAAACAAAGCCATGCTTCCGCTTTTTGGTAAACTGCAGGCAGGGAAGAAACCAGTGATTCCCCTAACCAGACCTGATGAGGGGGAGAAATCAGGAGCAGGGAAAGGCTCTGAGGCTGAGAGAGAGGTTATCCTGGTAGAGCCTATAAGGGAGTtcccccctccaccaccacctccagctccaccagtcCAGAAGGTTGAGGAGGCCCCACAGAGCACAGTGGTGCAAGAGGAGACACAGCACCCCATTATAGAAGCCCAGGTGCAACAAGAACCCCGGCCGTTGTTTGAACAGGAGCCTTCCATGATGATTCCCCAGTACCAAGGAGAATCTGGGCAAGACCCCTCTCAGAACCCCATGATGGAGTCCCTCGTGCCagaaatgcagcagcagcagccaccaaTGCATGCCTACCCTTCTTACCCACCACCCAACCTGGAAGAGGATGGcatggaggcagaggaggatgGACTGGCCCCTTTGGAGAGTCAGCCCATTACGTTCACACCAGAGGAGATGGAGAAATACAGCAAGCTGCAACAGGCTGCACAGCAGCACATCCAGCAGCAGCTTTTGGCCAAGCAGGTCAAGACatttccctctgctgctgcggctgcagctgcggctgctgcagcagctgccaaCATGGCCCCCGCTCCCCCTCCCCCAGCCCTGCAGCAGATACACATTCAGCAGCCCACTGTGTCTGTAGCCTCCGGCACTTCAATCACCACAGTGCAACACGCCATCCTGCAGCACCatgctgccactgctgcagccATGGGCATCCACCCAGGCCATCCCCACCACCAACACCATGCACATGCCCAGTTGGCCCAGGTACACCACATTCCCCAGCACCACCTTACCCCCATCTCCTTGTCTCATTTGGGCCACTCCCTTGGTCATTCTCTGGGACACTCACTAGGACATGCTGGGCTGATTCCTGCTCACCCGACAGCTTTCCTCTCTGGTCAGCCTATACATATTATCCCAGCTTCGGCTCTTCACCACACCCCCTTAGCTTTCCACCATGTACCACATACAGCCCTCTACCCCACACTTTTCACACCCCGGCCCTCacaggctgctgcagcagcagctctccaACTCCACCCACTGCTACACCCAATCTTCTCAGGGCAGGACCTCCAGCACCCACCTAACCATGGCTCTTGA